The following proteins come from a genomic window of Carcharodon carcharias isolate sCarCar2 chromosome 10, sCarCar2.pri, whole genome shotgun sequence:
- the tmem199 gene encoding transmembrane protein 199 isoform X2, translated as MACALRVRDCFQQQLDLILKGGHSIPEDLQSELKSCVNSTPYTVPFDLLRKLHKFLQEKGFPIYLHELLEGAEIFTPEVKLPERNPELVARLEKIKANLANQEYRRITKNVNCQQVNRYGTLGDLGRQASPFCIDRVLCGRFGRALCACAYDGRRTRRDVTRC; from the exons ATGGCATGTGCTTTGAGAGTCAGAGATTGCTTCCAGCAGCAACTCGACCTGATCCTGAAAGGGGGTCATTCTATCCCTGAGGATCTGCAATCTGAGCTCAAGTCTTGTGTCAACAGTACCCCCTACACGGTTCCCTTTGACCTTCTGAGAAAACTTCACAAATTCTTACAAGAGAAAG GTTTCCCTATCTATCTACATGAACTCCTGGAAGGAGCAGAAATATTTACACCAGAAGTGAAACTGCCGGAGAGA AACCCAGAGCTGGTGGCCAGATTAGAGAAGATCAAAGCGAACCTCGCAAACCAAGAGTACAGACGGATTACCAAAAACGTCAACTGCCAG CAGGTAAACCGGTACGGCACTCTGGGAGATTTGGGAAGACAAG cgagtCCTTTCTGCATTGATCGTGTCCTCTGTGGTCGGTTTGGCAGAGCTCTATGTGCTTGTGCGTACGATGGAAGGAGAACTAGGAGAGATGTAACACGCTGCTGA
- the LOC121282884 gene encoding homeobox protein SEBOX-like — MEGRLDREPPGPGGEDLGPQVVRFPQSVDLGFLTEGQRKRKRTIFSRWQLGELERAFVLTPYPDINTRETLAEITRLPESKIQVWFQNRRARCTKQRKKVRNCLLGQLSVSPLQTEGHLKPAAIVRAPDRGRIQYRAAFCNNPVMGRHTRHNFRNGTSPMQQQGSPSNLSPAFHDQLMWENSSVFSSLPQPQGCIVSRDDVSQFNTCFGLRSKGGTVTPSRNHAANFAQLAGSDQVVPHLEPGPGEQGEGGTHTSLRCTSDLIYNAAIVINV; from the exons ATGGAGGGAAGATTGGACCGGGAGCCCCCTGGGCCAGGAGGAGAGG ATCTCGGGCCTCAAGTTGTCCGTTTTCCCCAATCAGTTGACTTGGGCTTTTTGACCGAGGGCCAGCGGAAGAGGAAGAGGACAATCTTTAGCAGATGGCAACTGGGGGAACTGGAGAGAGCATTTGTCCTGACTCCTTACCCTGATATCAATACCAGAGAGACATTGGCCGAGATTACCAGACTCCCAGAATCCAAGATCCAG GTCTGGTTTCAGAATCGTCGTGCACGATGCACCAAACAGCGCAAGAAGGTGAGGAACTGTCTGCTGGGGCAGCTTTCAGTCTCCCCTCTCCAGACTGAGGGTCACCTTAAACCTGCTGCCATTGTCAGGGCACCAGATAGAGGGCGCATCCAGTACAGAGCTGCCTTCTGCAACAACCCAGTGATGGGCAGGCACACCAGACACAACTTCAGAAATGGAACCTCCCCAATGCAGCAGCAGGGCAGTCCATCAAACCTCTCTCCAGCCTTCCATGATCAGCTTATGTGGGAGAATAGCTCAGTTTTCAGCTCCCTGCCTCAGCCACAAGGGTGCATTGTCTCCAGAGATGATGTCAGTCAGTTCAACACCTGCTTCGGACTTAGGAGTAAAGGTGGCACAGTGACTCCCTCCAGAAATCACGCCGCCAATTTTGCACAGCTTGCAGGATCTGACCAAGTTGTGCCGCACCTGGAACCAGGACCCGGAGAGCAGGGAGAAGGAGGAACACACACCTCCCTCCGTTGCACCTCTGACCTCATCTACAATGCTGCGATTGTCATCAACGTGTAA
- the tmem199 gene encoding transmembrane protein 199 isoform X1 produces MACALRVRDCFQQQLDLILKGGHSIPEDLQSELKSCVNSTPYTVPFDLLRKLHKFLQEKGFPIYLHELLEGAEIFTPEVKLPERNPELVARLEKIKANLANQEYRRITKNVNCQQVNRYGTLGDLGRQVRSVKAVVVTIFNFLVTVGAAFACTYIGSQYLFTDLAARVLSALIVSSVVGLAELYVLVRTMEGELGEM; encoded by the exons ATGGCATGTGCTTTGAGAGTCAGAGATTGCTTCCAGCAGCAACTCGACCTGATCCTGAAAGGGGGTCATTCTATCCCTGAGGATCTGCAATCTGAGCTCAAGTCTTGTGTCAACAGTACCCCCTACACGGTTCCCTTTGACCTTCTGAGAAAACTTCACAAATTCTTACAAGAGAAAG GTTTCCCTATCTATCTACATGAACTCCTGGAAGGAGCAGAAATATTTACACCAGAAGTGAAACTGCCGGAGAGA AACCCAGAGCTGGTGGCCAGATTAGAGAAGATCAAAGCGAACCTCGCAAACCAAGAGTACAGACGGATTACCAAAAACGTCAACTGCCAG CAGGTAAACCGGTACGGCACTCTGGGAGATTTGGGAAGACAAG TGCGATCGGTGAAGGCAGTGGTGGTGACCATCTTTAACTTCCTGGTGACAGTGGGGGCTGCGTTTGCCTGCACATACATCGGCAGTCAGTACCTCTTCACAGACTTAGCAGCG cgagtCCTTTCTGCATTGATCGTGTCCTCTGTGGTCGGTTTGGCAGAGCTCTATGTGCTTGTGCGTACGATGGAAGGAGAACTAGGAGAGATGTAA